The DNA segment CCCATCCAAGGGAGCTTactgattgattgactgatgGGCTTTAAGGCACAGGCTGGTCCTGAGTACCTGCTCCGTAGGTATAAGGTTAGGAGGAGTGTGGGTACTCAGACGGTGATCATTCTGACTCTCAGAAAGTGGAGGTAGGAAAGAGGGCAAAAGAAAAGCCATTTCAAAATAGTCCttgggggtaaaaaaaaaaaaaaaagttaactgtGGTATTTTTGTGTGCAGGTATGGGTCCACTTCTGACCAATCTGGAAGGTGCCTCAGGGGTCAGAAATATACTTTACCAGGCACTGGCCTAGGCCACTTGTTCTGAAGTTACTGGAGCAGAGTTATATAGAATGATAAGAAATGTGGCCTAGAGAAGGGAACCCAAAGCCTAATCCCACAGTCCTCTCCCCTCCACCGCCAGTATCAGCACCTTCAAGTCCATTGGCCACAGCACCTGGCTGCCTGGTCCCTGTGAACCCTGCGGTGGAACGAAGCACCCTTGGCTCTCCCAGTTGCAAGGTTAGCCCTTCAAGCTTCTCCCAGAAATACGAGTGGTTTGGGGCAAGGCCATCAGCTGCAAACTTGGTGCTCAGTTCTGGCTGGGATGGCTGTCGAAACCTGTGGGTGCTGCCTGAAGccttaaaaagagagagatgtcGTTGTAAGACGCAGGAACACAGGAACTCTGGGTGCCTCCAGAGGGCTGGAGCTTTAAGTTGGGAGAGACCGCCTGAAATCTGACTTTCAGTCTCGAGCACAGTCAGGTGTCCGTTCCAGAGAGGGAGTCCTCTGTGGCTCACGAGGGGCCTGGGTGAAGGCAGGCAGGCTGAGCCTAAGGCTTTTGGCCCTTGAGGAAGAGAACGCTTCTCTGTCGGCACACTTCCAGCCCTGTGCACCAGCTGCTTCTCTGGCCTTTGCTGGACACAACCTTTCCTACCAGGGCTCAGGCCCTGGCTGTTTATACCGTGTCTCTGGATTTTAGTCCAGTTGGTCGTACCCTGGTTTCTTTCTGTACAAGTAGAAGTGCTGGATGAAGAAGACAATGTCaaagaagatggtgaagacgCCAAGTCCGAACTTGGTTGGATCTCCGAAGATCAATGTCCATTGGTCTGTTAATAACCAGAGGGGACAGAATATGGTTTTAGGCTGGAAGTTCTtagtgtgtgtgtaggatgtggATCCCCGTTTGCCCAGGAACTGCAGGACCTAGGGGTTCCCAGGAAGCCCCTCTCTCCCATGCTTCCACTCACTGTGTAGAAGTGGCTTTGGCAGACTCACCATTATTGTAAGACTGGAGGAACATCTGGAGGAGGCTAAAGCTGCCCCCTGTAAAATCCAGGAGCACACCACCAATGCTCCAACCCTTGGTGCTTTTGTAGTAAAAGTTCATGTAGGCCtggggacagacagatggaaggCCGTGAGGGGCCAGACAGAACCACACACACCTGGTACACCAAAGGAGACCTGTTGACTCTCCCCATTCATGTGCTGAGCTCTGGGCTTTGACACACCAGGGAAAGTGTGCATGCAGGGCAAGTGAAGCTTCCCTTTCCTGCCCTCTCCTTCACCATCTCTGGATTccaatggggtggggtggggtggggtagggaatgCTGCCTGACTTCTCAACATTTAGAGTGGACACAGCCCTCTctgatttttatgtatttaaaaaaaaagaagaaaactgatgactccctttgtagcccaggctgggcttgaactcacgatccttctgcctcagcttctgtaCTAGGAATACAGGTATGTGCTACTATGTCTCACTGAACTCTGATTCTTCACAGTTCCAGTGATTCTGTCCCTGATCTCAGCCTGGACTCCACACTACGTGGGAAATGTGCTGGGAGCCAGACTTTCTGGTGTGGAATCAGCTCTAGCATTAGAGCTAGAGCTACCGTAGAAAGTCTGAGTCCTTTGGTtctttcatctgtaaaatggccCAGTTGCCACCTCTGAGCTGCTGGGCTCCCTGGTCTCTTGGGTAATCCCCTCTTCTTGTTGCTCCAGCCTCAAATTCTTCCTCCAAACCCACAGTGTCCTCTGAGCGTCTCTGGCTGACACCATCTCTTTTCCCTCCATCCAGGAGGGAAGTCTTGACCTTTTTGGTGgtttcctggttcccctcctgATCTTCCTCATTTCTACCCTGTACATGCTGTTCCCTCTCCTTAGCCTGGTTAAAACCTGCTCTGTGAGAGCCGGGCCTGGGTTGAGTATCTCTTGCCTCTCATTCTACCAGCTGCATGGAAATGCAGGAAGTCTGGAGTACCTGGGGGAAATACTTGATCAGTGTGATGATGAGCTTGATGtaggagaagcagaagaggaactGCAGCCATGTGGTGACACCGACTGCAGCCACAATCATGGTGACTAAGATGAAGAGCCACGCAAGTACCAGGAAGCCAATGGAGGGCCGTGACACGCGCTGGTTGCCTCGCTGAGGAGGAGACAGGTGCAGTTTATAGATGTGGACACAAAGATTGTGTCAGGGTTTCAGGAAGGGATGGCTTTGGACAGGGGTGCAGGGTGGGTGCTAGGGGATGACTGGAGGCAGAAGCCTGGCCTTGGTATAACCTGTGTAAAGAAGGGGCCAAGGGCACTGGGGCTGTGTCTGCACAAGGCCAAGTAAGGTAGGAGACCAAATCCAGAATTTATTGGGCTCTATTTGGGTAGTGGGTGAATCAAACCTGGGCTGGGATGAGGTGTGGAGTCCCCAATATCAGCCCCATCCTTTCATAAACAAGCTCTCCTGTTCCGTCCTTGTTGGGTCCTCCAGGCCCTGCTGACCAAGCTCCAACTGTGCAGAGCTGGATACCTCAGAGCTCATTTGGAGGGGCATGAACCCAGATGTTGGAGGCCCAGTATTTCACCTAGTCCTGCTGTCAGCTCACTCCATAACCTGGAGGAAGCCCCGGGGACCTTAGCATCTGTCCCCACCCCCCTCCAGACATGGTCCCAGAGTGAGGCCCCTTCAGCTGAGTGTCACAGGGAGGGTATAAGAAAACCAAGCTTCATGAAAGTCGGACTCAGCCTCCACTGCGTGTGATGTGAGGAGGTGGCACATTATGGAGGTGACTGTAAAGACATCAGGAGTGCTCCTGGGAAACGCCAGGACTTCTTAAAGGTACCTCAGTCCAGGCTGAGACCCCAGAGAGCTTTTCAGTGACAGCCAGATCCGGGTTCCTCCTACCTACTCAGGAGTTGGCTTCCCACTGGTACCCCTAACCGTGGGTCATACCCATCTGCTCATGGTCTCCCTTGCTTCATGGTGAGTGACTTTGCCTTCCACTTTACCAAGGATCCTCACCTGTGGCCCACAAATGCATTTTCCTGACACCCTCCCTCAGTTAAGCCAGGAAGAGGACAGCAAAGTCTATCCCAAATCCACTTGGCCACAAAAGACTGGGGGCATCATGTCACCATCCTTTCAAGACATGTGAGTAGAGCTGGGTGGGGGCTGGCTTAGGACACCAATGGCTTCCAGTTAACCAGGCCTCATTGCTTACCTCATACAGGCAGCACTGCAGGATGACAATCAGGGTGAGGGCGACTGCATGTAAGCTGAAGAAGGCGTCGTTAATGTCGACAGGGTTCACACCATTGGGGTATTTGAGGAGAAACTCCTCCTGTTGGGGGAAGGTGAGGAGAAGCTGAGAGGTGAAGAGACACATGGTCACACATGGTCTTGGGGGGCTGTAGGGGTGAGTGACACTGTACCTGGATGTAGGGCACCCACAAAAGACCGATGTTGAAAACGCTGTAGGCCACGAAGCCTGTCAAGTTCAGGGCTAAGAAGTCAAAGCTGAGACCAACGACACTGCAGGGGGACAGAGGGGGACAAAGTGGGGTAGGGGTGAGGCAGGGAACCCCTGGGATGGGAGGGGCATAGCTCCtaggacatgggagaggcctcaGCACCTTCAGATGGAGATCTCACCATTATCATAGCTGATGCCATTCAACTGGCTCTCTTGAGAGtcatcccctcctcccctcccaggccctaagagagagagagagagagagagagagagagagagagcacacaccCACTTCCCCGGCTCACTGTTGGGCGGTAATCTATGAGACCAAGACCCACGTGGCAATGTGAAGACAGGAGGGCTAGTCCTTGATCCTAGACCTACTTTTACTTCATTCGGTTAAAGCACAAGTGCTTTGTCTCTGGGGCTGAAAGTTGTATGACATATTTCAGCGCCAAGGAGCCTCAGGGCAGAGTTTCTCCTACCCAGCCTGGTTTTGGTATAGCTGAGAAGCTACATGTCATTGTTCCCACGGAGACA comes from the Rattus norvegicus strain BN/NHsdMcwi chromosome 10, GRCr8, whole genome shotgun sequence genome and includes:
- the Ctns gene encoding cystinosin isoform X2, whose product is MAWSVSFYPQVIQNWRRKSVVGLSFDFLALNLTGFVAYSVFNIGLLWVPYIQEEFLLKYPNGVNPVDINDAFFSLHAVALTLIVILQCCLYERGNQRVSRPSIGFLVLAWLFILVTMIVAAVGVTTWLQFLFCFSYIKLIITLIKYFPQAYMNFYYKSTKGWSIGGVLLDFTGGSFSLLQMFLQSYNNDQWTLIFGDPTKFGLGVFTIFFDIVFFIQHFYLYRKKPGYDQLD
- the Ctns gene encoding cystinosin precursor, producing MMKNWLLILTLFLLKFIERSESTVGLSAPPTVKLVNGSSTNVSITLGHPLNSTLVITFEITFSSKNLTIVELPDEVIVPRGEKNASFQVTSQNIGQVTVYLHGNHSNQTCPRIQFLVIHSRIVSVINQVIGWIYFMAWSVSFYPQVIQNWRRKSVVGLSFDFLALNLTGFVAYSVFNIGLLWVPYIQEEFLLKYPNGVNPVDINDAFFSLHAVALTLIVILQCCLYERGNQRVSRPSIGFLVLAWLFILVTMIVAAVGVTTWLQFLFCFSYIKLIITLIKYFPQAYMNFYYKSTKGWSIGGVLLDFTGGSFSLLQMFLQSYNNDQWTLIFGDPTKFGLGVFTIFFDIVFFIQHFYLYRKKPGYDQLD
- the Ctns gene encoding cystinosin isoform X1, whose protein sequence is MMKNWLLILTLFLLKFIERSESTVGLSAPPTVKLVNGSSTNVSITLGHPLNSTLVITFEITFSSKNLTIVELPDEVIVPRGEKNASFQVTSQNIGQVTVYLHGNHSNQTCPRIQFLVIHSRIVSVINQVIGWIYFMAWSVSFYPQVIQNWRRKSVVGLSFDFLALNLTGFVAYSVFNIGLLWVPYIQEEFLLKYPNGVNPVDINDAFFSLHAVALTLIVILQCCLYERGNQRVSRPSIGFLVLAWLFILVTMIVAAVGVTTWLQFLFCFSYIKLIITLIKYFPQAYMNFYYKSTKGWSIGGVLLDFTGGSFSLLQMFLQSYNNDQWTLIFGDPTKFGLGVFTIFFDIVFFIQHFYLYRKKPGLQAAPTGFDSHPSQN